A stretch of DNA from Sulfolobales archaeon:
ATCTTCTCTACAATTGCTAGATCTGTTCCCGTAACATCGATCAGAAGATCTCTAGTATCAGGCTCTAATCTTGTTATATCGGAATTTATAACAGGTGGAAGACTTATGATCTCATCTCCACATATTATGGCGGGATGCATACCATTTCTAAGAGCAATACCACCATAGCTTCTCCCCTGATCAGTTTCTTTGAGAACCTCCTCCACGCTCATGCTCCTATCTATATGAAGAGGCTTCATAGGAGTCTCTAGAGATACATACCTATAGACACAATCTCCTGAAGGGAGTTTCGAGAGATCATGAATTCCTATTGCAGCCTTCCATCTATTTCTTCCAAGTGTTGTATGGAGCTTCTCCTGGAATTGTATAAGCTCTCTTAAGAACTCCTCTCCAGGTTCTAGATCTCTTACCACAGCCATTAATATGAAAGGTCTTGAATCAACTCTCTCCACACGGAGCCTTACAGATTCATATGATTCATATGAGTATCTCGGGATTCCCAGCTCCATCTCTAGAATGCCTTTTAAAGCTCTTACGATTCCTTCAGAGATCAGCAGATCCGGTCTATCACTGTTTATCTCGACGTTAACATAACCATCCTCTATACTGCTTTCGCTCTTCAGTCTCAGAAGATATTTCTCAAGATCTTTAAGCTCTAGTCTTCTACCAAGTAAATTTTCTATTCTCTCAATAGAAAGCTTTACCACTGGCAATCTTAAACCCTCTTAATCTCTCCAGAGAATATGAATATAGATCTCTTATATCACTGATCTCAAAGTAAGCCATGGCAAGTCTATCTATACCAAACCCCCATGCACCAACATTATACCTAACCCCAGCTATTCTAAGAACCTCAGGTCTGAAGAGACCTGCCCCGAAAACCTCTACATACCCTAGTCCTTTTATCCTCACATAACCCTCTAAGCTTGGTTCCGTGAATGGAAAATACCCCGGCTTGAACAAAGGTTTTCCAAGACCGAGACTCTCTGAGATCTGTGTGAGAACACCCATGAGTTTCCTCAGATTCATGTCTTTCTCCATTATAATCCCATCCATCTGATAGAACTCTGGAAGATGCTTAGCATCTATAACATCTCTCCTAAAAACCTTTCCAATAATGAAAACCCTCTGAGGAGGCTCTCTATGTTCCGATAGATATTTTATAGTAGCTGCTGTAGTCTGACTTCTGAGAACAAGTCTTCTGCTCTTCTCAATATCAAAAACATATCTCCAACCCTTAGAACCTGTGTCCAATCCTGTCTCATGAACTCCTCTAATTATCTCTAAGATCTCTCTGTATGGGGAGAGATCTGATGGCTTAAGATCTAGTATTAGAGAATCATGTATCTCTCTAGCAGGATGATCTTGTGCTTGAAATAATGCATCGAAGTTCCAGAGTTCTGGTACTATTATCTCATCTCTTATCTCGCTGAAACCTAGAGCTATCATTATATCTTTGATCTCTTCGAGAAAATCCCTATAAAAATGTTTGATCCCGGGATCTACTCTAGGAGGCTCTGCCTCAATATTATACTCTTTCAGAATATAATTCCTCCAAGAACCTGTTGATATAAGCTCTGATGTAAGTCTAGAGATAGCAGGTCTTCTAGAAATTCCCTGAAGAACTTGAAGACTTTTTTCTGTTAATTTAAGCATTATGTCTTCGTATTCCATGACCTCTATAAGACCTCTTCTAACAAGCTCGCTGAGAAGATCTCGGTCAATATTCAGGGAATCTAGATCAATACCTTCAGAAGCTCTAGCAAGAAGCTCTCTAGATCTCTCCATAGAACCTCTTACAATTAGAATGATCTCTTCATTTCTTACTTCTATCCATCCTTTCTTCTTCGCAAAACCTATTGCTATAGATGTAGTATCATCTCCAAGAGATCTTCTCACATCTTCTATGCTAGCTCTACCACCTCTACTAGCTAGATATTCTACTAATCTCTCTTCTGGAAATGCTCTCAAGCTCTCCATACCTCTCTTAGTAGTTCTAATAATTCTCCTCTTCTTCCTCTCAACAGAGATAAAACCTTTAGATCTTAGAAGCTCTGAGAGAGATGCTATGCTGCTAGTACTCAGCCTGTATTTATCAAGGAGATCTTGGTGGTAGAGAGCTAGCTCTCTTAGAGAAATCTCTCTACCTACATCTCTTAGAAGCAGTAGAACTCTTAACTCTCCATCGCTAAGATACTCTGCAGAAAAATACTAACACCTCCTCTCATCCAACGATCTTAAGATGATCACAGGCTAACACTCTCACCAGGTTTTAAAATAACAACTCTAACATCATGCAACTTCTCACTAACCTTCTTTCTAAAAATCTCTGGATCTGCAGATATTATCGGGAAGGTGTTATAATGCATTGGAATAACATACTTTGGTTTTAGAAGCTCTACAGCTTTTACAGCTTCATCAATTCCCATAGTAAAGTGACCGCCTATAGGTATCATAGCTATTCTAGGCGTGTAAAGTTCTCTGATTAAACTCATATCATAGAAAACACCTGTATCTCCCGCATGATATATCGAATCATCTCTAGATCTTATCACAACACCAGCTGGCGAAGCTCTTGAAGAACTATGAATCGCTGGTGTGAATACAACTCTCAGATCTTCATCTAGTCTTATGGGACCACCTATATTACCTCCTATAACTCTACCTCTGTCACCTATCTCCTCCCCAACATACTCTGCTAGTTCAAATAATCCTATGAAAATAGTCTTCTTAAACCTCTTCATTATCTCTAAAGTCTCTCCAAGATGATCTCCGTGATCATGTGTTACTAT
This window harbors:
- a CDS encoding phenylalanine--tRNA ligase subunit alpha; this encodes MLLRDVGREISLRELALYHQDLLDKYRLSTSSIASLSELLRSKGFISVERKKRRIIRTTKRGMESLRAFPEERLVEYLASRGGRASIEDVRRSLGDDTTSIAIGFAKKKGWIEVRNEEIILIVRGSMERSRELLARASEGIDLDSLNIDRDLLSELVRRGLIEVMEYEDIMLKLTEKSLQVLQGISRRPAISRLTSELISTGSWRNYILKEYNIEAEPPRVDPGIKHFYRDFLEEIKDIMIALGFSEIRDEIIVPELWNFDALFQAQDHPAREIHDSLILDLKPSDLSPYREILEIIRGVHETGLDTGSKGWRYVFDIEKSRRLVLRSQTTAATIKYLSEHREPPQRVFIIGKVFRRDVIDAKHLPEFYQMDGIIMEKDMNLRKLMGVLTQISESLGLGKPLFKPGYFPFTEPSLEGYVRIKGLGYVEVFGAGLFRPEVLRIAGVRYNVGAWGFGIDRLAMAYFEISDIRDLYSYSLERLRGFKIASGKAFY
- a CDS encoding metal-dependent hydrolase, giving the protein MSLEVTWFGHAAFQVVLGGKRILIDPWIRNPLSPISLEKIQEPDYIIVTHDHGDHLGETLEIMKRFKKTIFIGLFELAEYVGEEIGDRGRVIGGNIGGPIRLDEDLRVVFTPAIHSSSRASPAGVVIRSRDDSIYHAGDTGVFYDMSLIRELYTPRIAMIPIGGHFTMGIDEAVKAVELLKPKYVIPMHYNTFPIISADPEIFRKKVSEKLHDVRVVILKPGESVSL